A window of Coregonus clupeaformis isolate EN_2021a unplaced genomic scaffold, ASM2061545v1 scaf0604, whole genome shotgun sequence genomic DNA:
AATTTATTTTGTCTGTTCGGGATGATGTATCCGTCCACTGACGCTCCCTGCCGGGTCCGAGGCGGGTCCCTTTCTGCTCCTCTTAGTCGGAGTGTGGGCTCCCCGAGCCACGTCTACTGTAGACCCTGTGCACGGTTATCCTTGGTCTCCCCGGGAACGATGAGCAAGCGGAGTTAGCCATCCCATCCTTGTCGCCAAGAATTGTAGTGGAAATTCCAACCAGAAAGGAAGAGACTGCAAACAACAACTTTTTATTATAAGATTTGCAAATCTGGAGCTGGTTAATAATCCTCTCAACAACAGTGCAGAGTTAAGAGCCCAACAAACAAGAGTTGGGACTCAGCCTTTATAGGAAAATACAACCTCTGTCTACGTGGCAGTTTAGCAGGTGTGTGAGATCATGGTGGGAACATAGCGCACAAACAATTGATAACGGCAGTTTTGTTACTCCTTTCTGCTGATAGAATTGTCGCTGCTGCTCAAGCTAGCCTCTGTTCTCttcatatctccacacagctgtgcccttgaaAGATACGAAAATAACAGGATGGACCAAAAACTGTGGTCACTCTCAGAGGCTCTTTGTCTTTGGCCGCATGACCAAGTTGCTCAGAAACAAGAGAGGAAAAACACTGGCTTCTTCCTACATGAGAGAAACAGACAGTGGAAATGTACAGGTTTAAGGCTTATACagcacatgtacagtgccttgcaaaagtattcatcccccttggcgttttttcctattttgttgcattacaacctgtaatttaaatggatttttatttggatttcatgtaatggacatacacaaaatagtccaaattggtgaagtgaaaaaaaaaaaacttatttcaaaaaattctaagaaatcaataacggaaaagtggtgcgtgcatatgtattcacccccttttctatgaagcccctaaataagatctgaaggtaattggtttcaccagaagtcacataattagttaaataaagtccacctttgtgcaatctaagtgtcacatgatctcagtatatatacacctgttctgaaaggccccagagtctgcaacaccactaagcaagaggcaccaccaagcaagcggcaccatgaagaccaaggagctctccaaacaagtcagggacaaagttgtggagaagtacagatcagggttgggttataaaaaaatatcagaaactttgaacatcccacggagcaccattagatccattattaaaaaatggaaagaatatggcaccacaacaaacctgccaagagcgggccgcccaccaaatctcacagaccaggcaaggagggcattaatcagagaggcaacaaagagaccaaagataaccctgaaggagctgcaaagctccacagcggaaattggagtatctgtccataggaccactttaagccatacactccacagagctgggctttatggaagagtggccagaaaaaagccattgcttacagaaaaaaataagcaaacacatttggtgttcgccaaaagccatgtgggagattccccaaacatatggaagaaggtactctggtcagatgagactaaaattgagctttttggccatcaaggaaaacgctatgtctagcgcaaacccaacacctctcatcaccccgagaacaccatccccacagtgaagcatggtggtggcagcatcatgctgtggggatgtttttcatcgacagggactgggaaactggtcagaattgaaggaatgttgaatggcgctaaatacagggaaattcttgagggaaacctgtttcagtgttccagagatttgagactgggacggaggttcaccttccagcaggacaatgaccctaagcatactgctaaagcaacacttgagtggtttaaggggaaacatttaaatgtcttggaatggcccagacctcaatccaattgagaatatgtggtatgacttaaagattgctgtacacctgtggaacccatccaacttgaaggagctggagcagttttgccttgaagaatgggcaaaaatcccagtggctagatgtgccaagcttatagagatataccccaagagacttgcagctgtaattgctgcaaaaggtggctctacaaagtattgactttgggggggtgaatagttatgcacgctcaagttctgttttttagtcttatttcttgtttatttcacacccaaaaatattttgcatcttcaaagtggtaggcatgttgtgtaaatcaaatgatacagacccattttaattccaggttgtaaggcaacaaaataggaaaaatgccaaggggggtgaatactttcgcaagccactgtataacagAGTTTGTAATTTTTCCACGATAGGTGTCAATGGAAAGCCCTTCAaactgccaaagactccagccaccctagtcatagttctctttgctaccacacagcaagcagtaccggagcgccaagtctaggtccaaaaggcttcttaacagccataagactgctgaacagctaatcaaatggctacctggactatttgcactgacccccccccccatagtcactttacccctacctacatgtacctcaattacctcgactaacctgtacccccgcacaatGACTCAGTACCTccggtatatagcctcgttattgtcattttattgttgctcttgaatttttttttttttttactttagttcatttagtaaatattttcttaactcttatttttcttaactgcattgttggttaagggcttgtaagtaagcatttcaggcacatgtgacaaatacaatttaatttgggGGGGAAATTAAAGTAGTTGAATGGAAGTAATGAAATAGGCATTTGTGAAcattatatagctagctacactgTACAAACACAATATATCACTTTATAGAAATTaagtagtgccttcagaaagtattcacacccctttactttttccacatttagttgtgttacaaagtgggattcaaattgatttaattgtaattttttgtcaatgatctacacaaaatactctctaacgtttgtaaaaaataaaataaaacactaatatcttgattagataagtattcaacccctgagtcaatacatgttagaatcaaacACATTACGTAAGACTTTTTAGGCTTATATATGccccatacactgagtgtacaaaacattgacaccttcctattattgagttgcgcacccccccctttgccctcacaacagcctcaatttgttggggtatggactctacaaggtgtcgaaagtgttccacagggatgctggcccatgttgactccagtgcttcctacaagttggctggatgtcctttgggtggtgcactattcttgatacacacggaaaactgttgagcgtgaaaaatccagcagcgttgcagttcttgacacaaattgGTGCACCTgacaactactaccatacccctttcaaaggcacttaaacattttgtcttgcccattcaccctctgaatggcacacatacacaatccatgtctcaattgtctcaaggcttaataatccttctttaacctgtctctcctccccttcatctacactgattgaagtggatttaacaagtgacatcaataagggatcatagttttcacctggattcccctggtcagtctatgtcttggaaagagcaggtgttcctaatgttttgtacactcagtgtatatcacacAATGTCTGGAAGCAATATGCTACCCAGGAATATTACTCTCGTTATTCCACATGATATTTTCTGCTGACAATAATGAAAATTAATCTTTGTCTTTAATGCAGTGTTTGATCTAAACGTCAGAGGCTATTGAGGGGAATTGGTTACTTTCTATGTGATAGAGTGGAAtggtttttctgctggtgtattctgaggtagctcctctctgacaACCTCTTCCAGCAGTGCGTACAGGTGAACGGCCTTTCGCCCGTGTGGcccttcaggtgcatcttcagctGGTGCTGGCAGGAGAATCTCTTCGCACAATGGGGTCAGCTGTATTATTTCTGCCCTGTATGGACCCTCTGGTGTCTCTTCAGGTGACCAGCCTGGgcgaagcgcatgtgacactgggtacagccgaagggtttctcccctgtgtggaccctctggtgcttCTTCAGGTTACCAGCCTCAGCGAAGCGCATATGACACTGGGTACAGCcgaagggtttctcccctgtgtggaccctctggtggatctccaccttctggaggcagctgaagcctttgttacagaacatgcatAGGAACCGTTTCTCTTTACTTTTGCCTGATGTCGCTCCTCTACCCCGTGCCTGGGCCCTTTGGCCCtttgagttcaatacctgatCGAAAAGGACGCAGTCCTGTGAATCGGAAGGTCCCATCGACATGGACACTGGCTCGCGATCCTTGAGTGCGTGTAATGGGGAGTGGGTCGTGACATTTGGATTTGTCTCTAAGCTTTCCCTGTAATCTAAGAAATCTCTGCCTTGTGAGTGTCCTTCTCCTAAGTGAGTCTTGTCTGCATTCCATGTCAGAGGAACGTCTCCATCCACTTTCACAGTCACATCATCTACGACTATAAcctcccctttcttatctaggcacccttcagagtatacactactactgtaccggttccagtcctctctagacagatcagtctgtgtctctaAACCCAAGGGCATGATGCCAGGGTCCATCTCTGTAGTGTAAGAACATGACAGATCATTGCCAGTCTCTAATGCATCACCTGAGTCCCGATGAGAATGAACAGTCCTCGGGTTACCGTAAAGTAAATACTCTGAGCCGGAAGCAGGACAGCCCAGtctccccagccccagtctctcagggtctgatctgtggtcagatcctgtgtgtaagagcctgtgtgttacagttaaagtatccgtgtctgtctctgacttgaggacggcgttctgcgttccactgacctccgtgatTCTGCGTCGGGTGCTGGGCGGCGCTGGGGCGATGGTGGTGGGGTCCTTTGTGGCTACATGGGGCTCTACAGCCGCTTGAGTCTGGGTGTCTCTGCTGTGCCgtgggtcctcctctccttcagacctctcctgcttgaccccaggacctgcagcctctgcatctGCAGACTGACACAGGAAGAGAGTTTATTACCGGTATATGAGTTGAATTGGATAACAATGTCGTAGGGAAGTCTCACAAGCTCCCCTATGGCAGATAAATAAGGATGTACATGTAAACAAGTGAATACCTGAGGGGAGCCTTACTGAAATAAACGGCCACATTTGACTTACAAAGTAACTGTAATATTTTatgcaacactattacactaacctctatcatgataacgtgctgggttgaggttccactcccctcatcaacagtgattggttggtcatctctccatgtattgcatcccgctggcttcacaaagctcctgtggcctccagtgagatgtccttcacctgagagagTGATTGGGGGAAAAGAGGTGTTTAGGTTAGCTACTTTCAATGCTTAATGGTATATTATACACTATTGACATGGTCTAGAAACGGGTCAACATTGAGCACATCTATCTcctaaatgttttggcattcaggtccaaaagttactttctgaccacttctaccatcAGAAAATATTAATAGAAagtttcgttcaaatcaaaaggggtgtggTCAAAAAGTGATTTAAATCAAATTGAACTACCCAATATCATATTCTAAACAGATTATTGATTTACTGCATTATCTATTATTTGCTCACTTAAAACAATGTGATGCATGGAACATAATCAATCGAGCTATAAATAGAAATGTTTCCGTTAAGCTCATTTGGGGGAAAAAAGACGTGGAACGACCCTATTGTGTATTTCTACAAGATAGCTAAGTAATCAGGTGAATTATTGCGTAGTATCCAAAAACTGACCAAGAAGCAATTCTGGTTAAGCATATGTGGTTAACACATCTAAAGACACACATGCACATTGGAACGGTGCGACAGCCCCCTCGGCCTTGCAAAATGTACCTCTTTCCATTCCTTTGTATTGGTCGAGGATGTTGACACTACTGGGACGACTGGCGAGGACGCGATCTCGCGTTGTCCTCTCTGCGCGCTCCCGTGCCTGCTTCAGTTCCAAtagctgtagtttcctccgcaatccactgttttctttctggctttgagttatttccaaacgaaacactgcatagtcgtcgtctacgagtttacagatATTTGCAACGGCTTcattcgctagcacctccataatggaggctatttgagtgtgaaaaactaCACAGTCAGCCATTGTTAGCTAACGATTGCAGCTAGCTTTACCTAGACAACATCAACCAAGTCCTGTCTCCAACGCGAATGAAAGACTACCTGGGGCAAGTATGTGATGCTGTGCAGTTAAATTAGCAATATTGTGAGTTCCATGGTGGTAATAAATGTCTAAATTACAACAATAAAAACGCTAACGTGAAAATTGTAAATGGTCAACGCTTACTTCCGTTTACTTCTTCGGTAAGATTTTGTGGCGAATTTCACGCcaaaggtgtattgccgccaccaactggacggggtGAAAGAATGCACAAAAATCCCATTATGGGGAAGGGGAaataacatcaaatcaaatcacattttattggtcacatgcgccgaatacaacaggtgcagacattacagtgaaatgcttacttacagcccttaaccaacagtgcatttattttaaacaaaaagtaagaataaaacaacaacaaaaaaagtgttgagaaaaaaagagcagaagtgaaataaagtgacagtaggggaggctatatatacagtaaaataaagtgacagtaggggaggctatatatacagctatatatacagggggggtaccgttgcatagtcaatgtgcgggggcaccggctagttgaggtagttgaggtaatatgtacatgtgggtagagttaaagtgactatgcataaatacttaacagagtagcagcagcgtaaaaaggatggggtggggggcagtgcaaatagtccgggtagccatgattagctgttcaggagtcttatggcttggggtagaagctgttgagaagtcttttggacctagacttggcactccggtaccgcttgccgtgcggtagcagagagaacagtctatgactagggtggctggagtctttgacaattttgagggccttcctctgacaccgcctggtatagaggtcttggatggcagggagctttgccccagtgatgtactgggccgtacgcactaccctctgtagtgccttgcggtcagaggccaagcagttgccataccaggcggtgatgcaaccagtcaggatgctctcgatggtgcagctgtagaattttttgaggatctgaggacccatgccaaatttttttagtctcctgagggggaataggctttgtcgtgccctcttcacgactgtcttggtgtgtttggaccatgatagttcgttggtgatgtggacaccaaggaacttgaagctctcaacctgttccactacagccccgtcgatgagaatgggggcgtgctcagtcctcttttttttcctgtagtccacaatcatctcctttgtcttggtcacgttgagggagaggttgttgtcctggcaccacacggccagatctctgacctcctccctataggctgtctcatcgttgtcggtgatcaggcctaccactgttgtgtcgtcggcaaacttaatgatggtgttggagtcgtgcctggccatgcagtcatgggtgaacagagagtacaggaggggactgagcacgcacccctgagggggcccccgtgttgaggatcagtgtggcagatgtgttgttacctacccttaccacctgggggcggcccgtcaggaagtccaggatccagttgcagagggaggtgtttagtcccaggatccttagcttagtgatgagcttagagggcactatggtgttgaatgctgagctgtagtcaatgaatagcattctcacgtaggtgttcctcttgtccaggtgggaaagggcagtgtggagtgcgatagagattgcatcatctgtggatctgttggggcggtatgcaaattggagtgggtctagggtttctgggattatgctgttgatgtgagccatgaccagtctttcaaagcacttcatggctacagacgtcagtgctacgggtcggtagtcatttaggcaggttatcttagagttcttgggcacggggactatggtggtctgcttgaaacatgttggtattacagactcagtcagggacatgttgaaaatgtcagtgaagacacttgccagttggtcagcacatgctcggagtacacgtcctggtaatccgtctggccctgcggccttgtgaatgttgacctgcttaaaagtcttactcacatcggctacggagagcgtgatcacatagtcgtccggaacagctggtgctctcatgcatgcttcagtgttgcttgcctcgaagcgagcatagaagtggtttagctcgtctggtaggcttgtgtcactgggcagctcgcggctgtgcttccctttgtagtctgtaatagttttcaagccctgccacatccgacgagcgtcagagccagtgtagtatgattcaatcttagacctgtattgactctttgcctgtttgatggttcgtcggaggtcatagcgggatttcttataagcgtccgggttagagtcccgttccttgaaagcggcagctctaccctttagctcagtgcggatgtttcctgtaatccatggcttctggttggggtatgtacgtacggtcactgtggggacgacatcatcgatgcacttattgatgaagccagtgactgatgtggtgtactcctcaatgctgtctgaagaatcccggaacatgttccagtctgtgctagcaaaacagtcctgtagcttagcatctgcgtcatctgaccacttttttattagccgaatcactggtgcttcctgcttcagtttttgcttataagcaggaatcaggaggatagagttatggtcagatttgccaaatggagggcgagggagagctttgtatgcgtctctgtgtgtggagtaaaggtggtctagagttttttcccctctggttgcacatttaacatgctggtagaaatgaggtagaacggatttaagtttccctgcattaaagtccccggctactaggagcgctgcatctggatgagcgttttcctgttgattaatggccttgtacaactcattcagtgcaatcttaatgccagcattggtttgtggtggtaaatagacagctatgaaaaatatagatgaaaactctcttggtaaatagtgtggtctacagcttatcataagatactctacctcaggcgagcaaaaccttgagacttccttagtatttgattttgtgcaccagctgttgtttacaaatatacacagaccgccaccccttgtcttaccagagtctgcagttctgtcctgtcgatgtagtgtatagcccgctagctgaatgttgtcattgttgtcgttcagccacgactccgtgaaacataagatattacagtttttaatgtcccgttggtaggataaccgtaatcttaaatcgtcaattttattctcaaaagattgaacgttggctaataggattgatgggagaggcagtttactcgttcgccgtcggatccttacaaggcacccggatctgcgtccacgatatctccgtctcttcctcacgcgaatgacggggatctgggccttgtcgggtgtctgtatgatatccttcgcgaacgcctcgttgaagaaaaagtcttcgtccaattcgaggtgagtaatcgctgtcctgatatccagaagctctctttggttataagagacgatggcagaaacattatgtacaaaataaattacaaataacgcggaaaaacacacataatagtacaattggttagagggctgtaaaacggcagccatcttcttccggggCTGTTCTACATTATTCCACACAAACtacaaaacatttacaaaaacaaaaaaatcccacTCCTTCAGTCATTCAAAAACTCAGAGACCCTGCTAAGGCTCTGGGGCATGAGAGGGTGAGACTGCATGAGACAGTACTCCATCTGTCATTATGTTGTCTTATAATGGTCATATTCTGGTCACGATGTCATACGACCAAAAAATGACTAGTTTAAGACATCTTTTTCTGAGATAAAAATATTGGATTTAAGCTGATTGGCCACTCTTTAAAGAGATTATCCGGTACTTTTGTATaatttttagccagtagttctgagaCCAGTAGTTTTGGCACTCACacgccaaaagtggtccccgaaaattgggtactacgtcacatatgtccagatatgtgcaccacgtcactGCACTCGCTCTGCTGTGTCCACTGAGCCGTTGGGCCCACcctgcaacctcattggataaTGCTGCGAGGGGCTGAAGTACATTGGCTAGAACTTGAATTGCTAGGGGGGCTGGCCCCAGGTGGGGGGAAATTTAGGGAAAATGGCTTGGCAAAACTTCAAGAAAACAGTCGCTTCAAAACtgaaacagtaattctgctcatagattatgcatgtatgaactacacattgacacatccagccaaAAGCAGGAGTTAaaaaaaatacactacatggccacaAGTAtggcccttcaaattagtggattcggctatttcagccacacccgttgctgacaagtgtataaaatcgagcacacagccatgcaatctccatagacaaacattggcagtagaatggctcctactgaagagttcagtgactttcaacgtggcaccgtcataggatgccacctttctaacaagttagttcgtcaaaattctgccctgctagagttgaccggtca
This region includes:
- the LOC121561232 gene encoding zinc finger protein 3-like, whose product is MIESADAEAAGPGVKQERSEGEEDPRHSRDTQTQAAVEPHVATKDPTTIAPAPPSTRRRITEVSGTQNAVLKSETDTDTLTVTHRLLHTGSDHRSDPERLGLGRLGCPASGSEYLLYGNPRTVHSHRDSGDALETGNDLSCSYTTEMDPGIMPLGLETQTDLSREDWNRYSSSVYSEGCLDKKGEVIVVDDVTVKVDGDVPLTWNADKTHLGEGHSQGRDFLDYRESLETNPNVTTHSPLHALKDREPVSMSMGPSDSQDCVLFDQVLNSKGQRAQARGRGATSGKSKEKRFLCMFCNKGFSCLQKVEIHQRVHTGEKPFGCTQCHMRFAEAGNLKKHQRVHTGEKPFGCTQCHMRFAQAGHLKRHQRVHTGQK